In Panacibacter ginsenosidivorans, the following proteins share a genomic window:
- a CDS encoding exodeoxyribonuclease III, with the protein MRIISYNVNGIRAAIKKGFIEWLRTDVADIICIQETKAMKSDVDCKIIEDLGFDTYWFSADKKGYSGVAVFTKIHPDNVQFGNGIMQSDAEGRVIRLDFGDLTLVNAYFPSGTSGDERQVYKYKWLDEFREYLEVLKKTRHKLIITGDYNIAHAAIDIHDPKGNKNSSGFLPEERAWMDKFLAHGYIDTFRALHPAEAHKYSWWSQRFPTVRLNNKGWRIDYISVTENLRSELIAADIYPDAKHSDHCPVYLEINN; encoded by the coding sequence ATGCGCATTATCTCTTACAATGTAAACGGCATACGAGCCGCGATAAAAAAGGGTTTTATTGAATGGTTGCGAACAGATGTGGCAGACATTATTTGTATACAGGAAACAAAGGCCATGAAGAGTGATGTTGATTGTAAAATTATTGAAGACCTTGGCTTTGATACCTACTGGTTCTCCGCTGATAAAAAAGGCTATAGTGGTGTGGCTGTATTTACAAAAATTCATCCAGATAATGTACAGTTTGGAAATGGCATTATGCAAAGTGACGCCGAAGGAAGAGTAATACGACTCGACTTTGGTGATCTAACATTGGTGAATGCGTATTTTCCATCGGGCACGAGTGGTGATGAAAGGCAGGTTTACAAATATAAATGGCTGGATGAGTTCCGTGAATATCTTGAAGTGTTGAAAAAGACAAGACACAAACTTATTATTACAGGCGATTACAATATTGCACATGCAGCCATAGATATTCATGATCCAAAGGGTAATAAAAATTCATCCGGCTTTTTACCGGAAGAACGGGCATGGATGGATAAATTTTTAGCGCATGGTTATATAGATACATTTCGTGCTTTACATCCGGCAGAAGCGCACAAGTATTCATGGTGGAGTCAACGATTTCCTACAGTACGTTTGAATAATAAAGGCTGGAGAATAGATTATATAAGTGTCACAGAAAATTTAAGATCAGAACTTATTGCGGCAGATATTTACCCGGATGCAAAACACAGTGACCACTGTCCTGTATATCTTGAAATAAACAATTGA
- a CDS encoding DUF4286 family protein: protein MIIYNVTTHVNHTIHEAWLTWMKQIHIPEVMQTKCFIKFQMIRMLEVDETEGATYAVQYYAESKADYNRYIELYAPAFRQSILEKWGNKIIAFRSLMDVVH from the coding sequence ATGATCATCTATAATGTAACTACACATGTAAATCACACTATTCATGAAGCATGGCTTACATGGATGAAACAAATACATATACCCGAAGTAATGCAAACCAAATGCTTTATAAAATTTCAAATGATACGTATGCTGGAGGTTGATGAAACAGAAGGGGCAACTTACGCAGTACAGTATTATGCAGAAAGTAAAGCAGATTATAACAGGTATATAGAATTATATGCACCTGCATTCCGGCAATCGATCCTGGAAAAATGGGGAAATAAAATAATTGCTTTCCGCTCTTTGATGGATGTTGTGCATTAA